The window CGAGGGATGCAGCAGCTCAACTGTGTTGCGGCGTGAGACGCGTTGAATCCACGCCGGAGACTGTTTTCCCGGATGGTTCGGATGTTGCTTTACGAATAACTTGATATTACTCGGCAAAATCCGAGAGAGATAATCGATAAGAAACGACTGATCGAAGAACTCCGGTGAGAACACAGTCAGCCGCGACTCTATCGGATACTGCAGCGGCAAGAGAACGAATTTGTTTTTCTCACACAATTTCTTACTTTTTTTAATAGATGGGAGGATTCGATTATTGATACGCCCGTAGACGTTGGCTCGGAGCTTTCTGATACCGTACCGATACGGGTTGTTCGGCGTATTTCCTGCTACTGCTGTGCTAAGACTCTTGACGGTGTCTGTGACTTTTTTTATTATTTTTCTCGCATCATTATTTTTCATAGAATGATTGTATACTTTTTTATCAGAAGTAAACGAATTAATGTACTCATCGATATCTTCTCGCTCTCCCTGAGGAATCTCGTAATCCGGAATAGTCGTATATGAATCCCATTTTCCGTCCAGCTGCGTGCTGAATGCGGTCCGGTTTTCGAACGGTGAGAACTCACCCCAGACGCTTGCTACGTCGTGTTGCTGTGCGAGGTAGTGAGCGAGTAGTCTCTGTATTTCGCCGCCTCGTCCCTGAAATACGAAATCGAGATCCGTTTCAGCAAACGTCTGTTTCAATCCGGCTGCCATTGATCGAGACCGGAGAACGACCTCGGATTCGGAAAGGGCAAAATACTGCTTATCAGTGAAATAGAGATGAGGTAAACTCGGAATTCCGCACTCCGATTCGATCTGCTCGGGAGTTGGGAGTTCAGACGGCTGTGACTCCAACTGCTGATACACGTTGCCGCTCAGTTTATTGCGGTCAATATGTTCTGCGGCGGGGGAAAACAGGTGAACGGTGTAGTCCCGGGTTTCCAGTTCTTCTGCCAGTTGAGATAGAGATTTGATCTCAAACTCATTCCATGAAGTTACGAGGAGAACCTCTTTCGACATAAATATTTACTTAGATACTGGAGGATGGTTTTAATCAATCTTGTGGTTCAACCGGTTGGTACTGCGAATCGCCGTTCTCCACAATTAAATTATGCTCCGGTAGCGTAGAGTCCGGCAGTGTCTCAATGTAGGCGCGGTTGGACTATTAGCAGATAGCCATTTATCCATAATACTCGATAAGTATAGCATAATATATATACGGTGAGATCAACCTCATTATTACAATAATGCGCGTGTTAATAACCGGAGGATCTGGTTTTATAGGTTCCCACCTCGTCGACCATTTGATTGACACTACTGATGCGGATATAATCGTTCTAGACGATTTTTCTACTGGGAAAAGATCAAATATCGAACATATAAAGAGCGATCGCCTCACCGTTCGCGAAGGAGATATCAGAGACGAGTCGACCGTCCGGGATGTCGTTGAGGGAGCAGATGCGATTTACCATCTCGCTGCAGCAGTTGGCGTTAAAAAAATAATCGACGATCCGCTTGACTCCTTGCGGACTAACCTTTCCGGGACAGAAAACGTATTAAAGGCTGCAGAAAATGACAAAACACCCACATTTATTGCCTCATCATCGGAGGTATACGGCAAGACTAAAGACGTTCCGTTCGATGAAGAGGAAGATCGGGTTCTGGGACCGACAGCCTCGCTTCGGTGGAGTTATGCCACCGCAAAGGCCGCAGACGAAAGTATGGCTTTCGGTTATTACAGAGAATATGATCTCCCGGTAGTCGTCGCCCGGTTCTTCAACATTGTCGGCCCACGACAGACCGGACAGTACGGAATGGTAATTCCGACGTTCATTGATCAGGCGTTATCGGGAGAACCCTTGACAGTCTACGGTGACGGTACTCAGACTCGGAGCTTTACACACGTTCGTGATGCAGTTAGTATTGTTTATGAGCTATTACAAACTGAGGAGGCGTATGGAGATGTGTATAACATCGGGACTCCGGAGCCGATCAGTATCAATGAACTCGCCCGACGTGTGATAGAGATCACCGGATCGGATTCGGAAATCACACACATCCCGTTTGAGCAAGCATATAAGAAAGACTTCGAAGAGCCACTCCACCGAGAGCCAGACGTAACAAAGCTCAAAAAGACGATCGGTCGAATACCCGAGACGGACCTCAATGGAATTTTAACGGATATTATCAATTAGCACGCGCTGAACGCTAAATAGATCCGAGGTCACGTGGAGGCGTCGTCCAGAACGGTCTGCAGGAATTCAATATCGACGATCAGATCATTTTCTTCGGATTCGGAGATCAAATACTCATATTCAAATCCGAGCACATTAGCCAAGAAATAAAAATACGGGCTAATATACGATTCCGGAAAGAGTTCGACAATCGTAGCATCTTCCGAAAATATCATATTAGTCAGTCCGGCACCATGCGGAGAGACGATCGTCTCCGCATCGGCGATCACCTGAATCTGCTTTCGTATCGGGAGCGACTCCATAACGTAGGATTCGAACCCACGGGATTCGAGCTCCTCCATCAGTTCATCGTAGTTGAGCACGGAACGTCCTCTCGCCGATTGCTGTCTGGATATGTATATCTTCTTTCCACCATCTCGATTGGTCGCGATCTCGTTTCCGGACAGCACGGTCTCCCTGAGCCACTGATAATCGCGACGCGAGTATTCGAATAGCTTCAGATCCGAGCTGTGTATATTGAAATTCGAAATGACGAGACGATCGACTTCCGTCTCTTTTCCGTTCCACTCGATACAGCGATCCGAACCATAGCCGAGTAACGAAAGCGTTTCGACGACGAATGAGGGCGGATCCTCTGGAATCAGGAGTTGTGGTTCGCGACCGGTTTGGCTCTCATACAACTCCAGCATTCGCAGTTTCGGGAGGTATTGCGCTATCCAATGGTAGTAGTACTGATTGAAAAAGGGTACCAGAGGAAACACTGGTGTCGTTATTATCGGTATCGAACTCGATGGAGCAGATCGTCTCAGCGTCCGTATCGGCCGGTCCCCTAAAAACGTACCTAACCTGCTGACAAACCGTTCGCCGTCACTGCCAGCTGACTCAAGGATCAGCTCTCGTTCGTTGGTGAAACCAACCGCTGAAGGACCTACTAACCGACATAATTCCAGTTCACAAACGAACGATCTCCCAGTGTTGACAGTGAAATCGGAGAAATTGTCCGGTGCCGGAGCAGTGAACGATTCGGCGTCAACCGACGTCTCTGGCTCGTCAAACCAAACAGAATCGTTTAGCCTGCCGATAGCTATCAATTCCTCTCTATCAATACTATTTTCAGAGCTGTGTTTTTTCGCAATGAATTTTGTGAGATACTCGATCGCATAGGAAGGAGCACATCGAAATAACGAAACGAGGCCGTCCGTCCGTGCGATTTCAACCGCTCTATGTCTAGCCTTTTTCACCATTTCTGGTTTTATAATTGGATGTAATAAATGTGATCACTTTATCTGGTGTTGTTTAACTATAACCGAGAAATGCGTCGTAATCAGTCTCGGCTTCTATCTGGGTACCACTCTCTTCGGCGGGAGAAGCCGTCGTCTTGGGTCCGGGTGATCCGACCGAGAGAGTATGAGTGAACTAACGGCGCTCGGTTTCTGTCTTTGCTTAGCTGGGATAACGGATCTAACTCTAATCCAAGAGGCGGGATAGCGGTAAACACCCAGGGGCACTGTTCAGATTAGCTGATTGAAGCAGACGGCGAATGCTTGGAGCCACGTTTCAGCGGTTTTCGGATCAGCGTGTCTGAAGTGGTTTGCGAAGGCTTCAGTTCGGCGTTTCAACTCTTTAAACACGCGTTCGACGGCATTCCGATTCCCGTGGGTGACGTGTTGGAATCGGAGTGAGTGGCGGTGGCAGGCCGCCTGCAGCCAGGGTGCGCCATCGACCAGGAAGATCGCGTCGTCGACGAGATGTTTCTCGCGGAGTTCCGCGAGGAACATCTCGGTCAGCGCTTCGGTTCTGGTCGGGAACAGCCGCACGTGCAGCAGGCGGTTCGTGTCGGGATCGACCGCCGCAAACAGCCAGTAGCGTTGGTCATTCACTCGAATTACAGTCTCGTCTACAGCAACGTAATTCGGATCTCGGCCCTCTGTTGGCTGTAGATCGGCCTTCTGAATCCAGTTGTGAACGGTGGAACGACGACGTTCGACACCCAAGCCAGCGAGGACAGAGACGGTATCCGACAGTGACAATCCTGCTAAATGCAGTTGGATACCCACCTTCATCGCCGGTTCGGGTGTCGCCTCTCGCTCCACAAACTCTAACTCCGGAAAGTCGCTACACTCGATGAGGCGGTCTGGTTCTTGCATAGGCACCAACGAACTACGACCGCCTCACTTTTCGATCTTATCTGAACAGTGCCTCTATATTTTGTCCCTCGACTTCGACCCATATTAAAGTGGCACTGAATTTTCATTTTAAAACCGCCAGAATCAAAAATTATACGCGCTACTGAGATACAAATGAGACGTATCTGGAAATGGCTCCAGGAATAAACATTGATCAGAGGCTGAATAATCCAGCTTGTATGACAATAAAACGATCTGGTGGTTTGGAAACTAGCGTCGCCATCGTACTATCGTCGAATAAAGAATTAGCAATAACTTGATGAAGGTCGCTATTGTCACACCCCGGTACCCGCCGCGATCGAGCGGCGGGGGCGAGCAGAGTACGAAACTGCTCGCAACACAACTGACAACACAAGACCGAATCGACAGAGTCACTGTCTTCTCGTTTGATGGAACCGGGTCTACGATGCGAGATGGTGTCGAGATCCGGCGGCTCGGCAGTGTATCTTCGTTTATTACGGAGCTACAGAACCTCTCCGTTGCCAGCAAACTTCGCGGTCGACTCGCTAGCTATGATATTATCCATACATATAATATGGAACTCAATCCCATCGTTGGCTATCTGTCCACGCGCGAGGGGACCCCTTCTGTAGCGTCGCTGAACTCCTATCATTTCTTCCACAGTTCAGTAACGAACACGACGGCTGAGGGCCTCGAAAGAGTGTATGAATTAGTTGGAATGCCGACAACCGGCCGTATACTTCGATATTTGATGAAGTTGAATGATGCATTCATCGCATTAAGCCGAGCGAGTCGTGAGGTATACCATCAGCACGGCTTTGATGGAATAGAAATCGATTATGTGCCGAATATGATTGACCCATCGTTTGAGCTCCCGACCCGGGACTTGACCGACGGATTTCAGCTTCTCTATGTGGGATCACTCTCCGAAAATAAGGGTGTAAGATATCTCATTGAGGCGATGTCGCGATTACCTAAACGGTATGAGTTGCGGATCGTCGGTGACGGCGAGCGGAAAGAGGACCTCCAAGCACTCACAAGAAATCTCGGCGCTGCGGACCGGACGACATTCCGCGGTCGGGTTCCCCACGATCAGATCGGACAGGAATACGCTAGTGCTGATATATTTGTTCATCCGGGGATCTGGCAAGAGCCGTTCGGTAGGACTATTCTCGAAGCGATGTTGGCCGAGCTGCCGGTGGTCTGTACGGATATCGGAGGCCCACCAGAGATTGTCCCGACCGAGGAACTTATTTGCAAGCCGGCAGATCCTGCGGCCATATCGACGGCTATCCAGCGTGTTGAGGAACTCCCGGATGATGTCGGTGAACGAAATCGGCGCTATGCTGTGGAAAACTACTCACCATCAGTCGTCGTTCCTCAGATCGTCGATATCTATGAGAGGCTCGTCAGCCAGTAAGGTCATTTGTACCCGAGTGCCTCAAGTCTGTCTTCGGTCTCCTCACCGACCGCTGGTTCAGCCAGTTTGTCCCTCTTTGCTGCTCGGTCAAGGAAGGAGTGCATCTCCTCGCGAAAATCGTTGACGATGTCTTTTTGGCTGTCGACAGGAACTCGTTTACACTCCGGAAGCTGCCAGAGATCCCACTCTTGGTCCGGGTTTTCGGGGTTATCGATATCCCGCCACCAGACGAGTCTCCACCTTTCGTTCTGGTAGGCGAGCACGCTTGTATCCCCGAGAAACATCGAATGCTCTTGGTCTCGTGGGCCGTCCTTGATAGAGGGTACGAGGCTCTTCCCCTCCCATCGGGAGTCCTCACCGAGGTCAAACAGCCCGGCGACCGTTGGGGGGATATCCAGGAGTGAAGCGATGTCCTCGATCCGCCTGCCTTCCGGGATTCCCGGGCCGAAACAGAAAAGCGGGACGTGAAAGCTTTCTTCGTAGCCCGATGGGGGATGTCCAACCTTACCGTGTTCCCCAAACAGTTCCCCGTGATCTGATGTAACGATGAATACAGTGTCTTCTAATAGTCCCCGCTGTTTGAGCGCATCAATGAACTCACCAAGGTGGTGGTCGAGATACCGGACATCACCGCGGTAGAGCGCCTGTAAATCGGCGATGTCCTCGTCGGAAAGTTCCGTCCCATCCTCGTGCATTTTGCCGTTGACCGAGATGGCCCGGTTCTTCGAAATTGACCTGTCGGTTACATCGTCAAGAAACTCATCTGGCGGGTAGAACGGATAGTGAACGTCCATATAATGAGTCCACAAAAAGAACGGACTGTCCTTGTCACGTTCCTGATCTATCCATCGGAGTGCTTTTTCGTTGAGTGCAGGTGCTTCCGTGTAGTCGCTACTCCCGGAAGTGGTTCTGACGAAGTGATACACGCGCTTGAGTAATTTGTAGAGAACCGAGTCGCTATCCAAGTTTTGGGTGACGAGATACCGGAGACGTGAGAGCCCCCCCGCCTCGTCGTCGAAATCGTTGTAGGTGTTGAATCCGATGTCGTAGTTCTTGTCGTCACGAAGGTGGGGGTTTGTGTGGAAGCCAGCAGTAGCGTAGCCGGAATCTTGAAATTTCGAGGCGAGGAAAGGACGTTCATCGGACATATATCCGGAACCACCATAGTGGTCTGCATAGGTACCCGTGAGGATTGTCGGAAACGAGATTGGCGTTGCATACCCGTTAGCGTATGCTCGAGTAAATCGGACACCATCATCAGTATATTCGTTTATTCGCGGCATTAGCTCAGAAGCCTTAGTCGAATGGTCTGCACGGAGACTATCTACTGTGAGAAGAACGAAATTCGGCCTCATCGTCATAAAATCACTTTTAAATCAATAAGTAATTTTTGTTTCGTTCGTCACTGTAAGATCGTACTGAACTTAGGAGATCTCCGAAAGTGAAGCTGGTAGGTTATCAGAGACAATCGATCTGAACCGGCGTGAGAGAACTGCCAGTAGCGAAAAATACGTTACTGGTCCAACGGCGACAAGTAACAAGACGATAATAACGTTGTCAGCGATGTGACTCGATTCGAGAACCCGTCGAGTAATAAAAACGACGCCCCCCATCACTACAGCTGACGCAGACTGTCTCCCCATCTCAGCTATCGGTACCTCGAATTTCAAGACCTGGAATAAGTATCTGAACGCAAGGATCAGTCCCACTGTCGCTGAGATGACGGTTGCGACTGCAGCACCGACCCAGCCGAACAGGTGTACGAGAATAACGTTTAGAACGATATTAACGGTAATAAACGTTGCATTCACCCGAAACGAGAGTTCAGGACGGTCAAGTGCGTTCAAGCCGGTCATCAGCTGTCCTTGATAATCATATATAATCATTGAAACAATCAAGAGGGCTAGGACCGTAGTGCCTCGGGTGAACTCGTCCCCGTAAATCCGCAGCAGCCGGTCCCCGATAACGAGAGCACCAACCAAGCCTGGAATAGAAATAAGGCCGGTATTCGCGATCGAGTCGGTAATTATCGTCCCGAATTGATTGTCCTGATTTCTTGCGTCGGCGTGACTGAGTTCGGGGAACGTGGTCTGCTGTATACTTGAACTGAATATCCCTACGAAGTTCGTCAGATTCCATGCGATCTGATAGACTCCAACGAGCGCTGGGGAGACGAACGCTCCAAGAACAATAAAATCCATATCAGTAAATGAGCGGCTACTGAGATTTCCGAGCCAAGAGTATTTGGCGAAGTCGATCAGGCTTATAAAGTGTTCTTTCGCCGGCCACTGGAATCCAACCGAGAGGAACAGCAGTCCGAGACAGCTAACGAGAGCCGCACCGGCTGCGTACCCCACCAGCATCCCGGTCAGTCCCAACCCGGCAACTACGAGAGTGATTTGAATTAGACTCTGGCTCCCCACTCGAACCGGTCCAAGTAAGCCGGAGATGTGGACGAGTCGGTCGCCGTGTAACGCGGAGCTAATCAGAGACGCCGGAAGGCCGATGACGACAAGTAGGGTGACGAAGAAGGCAGCTTCGACGCCTAGATACGAATTTACTGCGTCTTTGAATAGGACGACAGCGAGAGAGACGACGACGCAGATGCCAACAACAATAATAAGTCCGGCAGTGAAATAAGCCTCCTTTTCGTCCGATTCGCTCATCCGCTTTGTCACCGCGGACGCCACTCCGACCTCACCGCCGGTTCGTAGCCACTTGCTGACAACGAGTACGAGCGAGTAGTACCCAAGAACCTCCGCACCAACAACCCGAGCGAACACGAGCGTTGCAGCGAAGCCAAGCCCGGAACTGAGGAATTTTGAAATGAAAACGATGAACGAGGTTTGTCCAATACGCATTATTTGTGATCCTGTCAAGCAGGCATTCTCGGATATCCCCGTAGGTGGTTTATAAGCTTTGTACTTTGTTCACCGGCGTCTCATAGACAGTATTGAACTCCATCTGTTGTCTCACAATTTGTTGTCCATAGTTACTGACATTTAAATTGCGTCTGAAACGATCCGAGCATTTCAGCGACAGTTGCTCGCAGCTGATCTTCGAACGACGCCATCGAAAACTGGCCAATGAGCGATTCCGGATCTCCCGAGAGTCCTTCACGCTCTAGTTGGTTGATCGCGGAGCGGATCGATGGCGGTGAGCCATTATGCGAATACCCGTTGATCCCGTCTTCAATAAATAGTCCCGGAAATCCCTCGTCACGAGCGAGACAGGGTTTCCCGCTTGCATTGGCTTCTATCGGGACAATTCCAAAGTCCTCGTTACGTCCATTAAATACGACTGCCCGACACCGGCCGAGGAGATCGTACTTCTCAGCCTCGGAGACGAACCCAACGTAGTCCATATTCTCGGCAGCCTGTATCCGGTCAACGACGCCCGCGTCGCCCTCACCGCCAGCGAAGACAATTCGTTTATTTATCCCTTCGAACGAGTCGACGACAGCCTTGATCCCCTTTTCTACATCAAGCCGTCCGAGGTGGAAATAGAATCCCTCGTCGCCGTGGTTTTCGTACTGGTTGAGTTTGACAGGGGGGTAGACAACCTCGGCGTCGCGCTTGTAATATTTCCATAGGCGGCGAGAAATGATAGGGCTATTGGCGAGGTAGTGGTCAACGCGGTCATCGAGCGCGCTATCGCGCATTCGGAGATAGCGGACAGCGGGTCGAGCCAACTGACCTAGGAGGGAACTTTTCCGGTCGTGGTAGAGGTCATAAAACCATCGTGGTGGCGAGTGACAGTAATTAACGTGTAGTGTCGTATCTGGCGTGATGACGGCTCGTGGTGTCGATCCGGAGGTGATGAGAACATCCGGCGATCCATAGATGCGCCAGTCGACATCCTCCCAGAGACTATACTCTGCGGAGCGGCCAAAATGACGCTTAAATGAAGTTCCAATCCCCGATATATCAGCAGTTACGTCATAGAAATGGATATCACCGTACGGATTTGTCTCGTCTGGTTCTGGGTCACCGACGGTGTAGACAGTCGTCTTCCCGAGGGCCTCGGCCAGTTTTGTCACGAGATATTCCGAACCGCCCCAAGAATCGATGTGCCAGTGCGCGATGGCGACCTCTATATCTGAAAGAGAATTGGCATTTTTCGCATCGGATACATCTCTGTCAGTCATCTCACTCCGACCAAAAAAACTCGACCGTTCGTTCTAATCCCTCAGCAAACCCGACTGTCGGCTCATACCCCAACAACTCCGTAGCCTTCGAGACATCCGCGTGCGAGTGCCGGACGTCTCCGGGACGTGGATCGTCATACTCCGGTTCAATATCCGTCCCCAGCGACTCGTTCAACGCCTCAACCAGCTCGTTGACGGTCACCCGACCGCCGGTACCGACGTTAAACGCCTCCCCGGTCACGTCGCCCTCGGCAGCCAAAATATTCGCTTCAACCGCATTCTCGATGTACGTGAAGTCTCGGGATTGTTCGCCGTCGCCGTAGATGACCGGCCGTTCTCCCTCCAGCATCAGATCGATGAACTTCGGGATCACGGCCGCGTAGTCGCCCTCGGGATCCTGCCAGGGGCCGAAGATGTTGAAGTACCGAAGCGCGACCGTATCTATATCGTAGAGGTCGCTGCACTGCAGCGCGAGCTTCTCCGTGAAGTGCTTCGAGAGCGCGTACGGCGACTCCGGGCGCTCTTCCATCGTCTCGACCTTCGGCAGCCGCTCGCTCGACCCGTACACCGACGAGGAGGAAGCGACGACGACGGTGTCGACGTCGGCGCGACGGGCGGCGTCCAGCACCGTCGCCGTCCCGGTGCAGTTGGCGTCGGTCGTCGTCACCGGGTCGTCGACGCTCCGCGGGACCGAGGGGACGGCGGCCTGGTGAAAGACGTACTCGACGCCCGTCATCAGCTCGCCGATCGTTTCCTGATCACGGATGTCCGCTTCGTGGAACGTGAACCCCTCCGAGTCCCGAAGCCGCTCGACGTTCTTCTCGC is drawn from Halobellus limi and contains these coding sequences:
- a CDS encoding GDP-mannose 4,6-dehydratase encodes the protein MRVLITGGSGFIGSHLVDHLIDTTDADIIVLDDFSTGKRSNIEHIKSDRLTVREGDIRDESTVRDVVEGADAIYHLAAAVGVKKIIDDPLDSLRTNLSGTENVLKAAENDKTPTFIASSSEVYGKTKDVPFDEEEDRVLGPTASLRWSYATAKAADESMAFGYYREYDLPVVVARFFNIVGPRQTGQYGMVIPTFIDQALSGEPLTVYGDGTQTRSFTHVRDAVSIVYELLQTEEAYGDVYNIGTPEPISINELARRVIEITGSDSEITHIPFEQAYKKDFEEPLHREPDVTKLKKTIGRIPETDLNGILTDIIN
- a CDS encoding sulfatase: MTMRPNFVLLTVDSLRADHSTKASELMPRINEYTDDGVRFTRAYANGYATPISFPTILTGTYADHYGGSGYMSDERPFLASKFQDSGYATAGFHTNPHLRDDKNYDIGFNTYNDFDDEAGGLSRLRYLVTQNLDSDSVLYKLLKRVYHFVRTTSGSSDYTEAPALNEKALRWIDQERDKDSPFFLWTHYMDVHYPFYPPDEFLDDVTDRSISKNRAISVNGKMHEDGTELSDEDIADLQALYRGDVRYLDHHLGEFIDALKQRGLLEDTVFIVTSDHGELFGEHGKVGHPPSGYEESFHVPLFCFGPGIPEGRRIEDIASLLDIPPTVAGLFDLGEDSRWEGKSLVPSIKDGPRDQEHSMFLGDTSVLAYQNERWRLVWWRDIDNPENPDQEWDLWQLPECKRVPVDSQKDIVNDFREEMHSFLDRAAKRDKLAEPAVGEETEDRLEALGYK
- a CDS encoding glycosyltransferase; the encoded protein is MTDRDVSDAKNANSLSDIEVAIAHWHIDSWGGSEYLVTKLAEALGKTTVYTVGDPEPDETNPYGDIHFYDVTADISGIGTSFKRHFGRSAEYSLWEDVDWRIYGSPDVLITSGSTPRAVITPDTTLHVNYCHSPPRWFYDLYHDRKSSLLGQLARPAVRYLRMRDSALDDRVDHYLANSPIISRRLWKYYKRDAEVVYPPVKLNQYENHGDEGFYFHLGRLDVEKGIKAVVDSFEGINKRIVFAGGEGDAGVVDRIQAAENMDYVGFVSEAEKYDLLGRCRAVVFNGRNEDFGIVPIEANASGKPCLARDEGFPGLFIEDGINGYSHNGSPPSIRSAINQLEREGLSGDPESLIGQFSMASFEDQLRATVAEMLGSFQTQFKCQ
- a CDS encoding lipid II flippase MurJ — encoded protein: MRIGQTSFIVFISKFLSSGLGFAATLVFARVVGAEVLGYYSLVLVVSKWLRTGGEVGVASAVTKRMSESDEKEAYFTAGLIIVVGICVVVSLAVVLFKDAVNSYLGVEAAFFVTLLVVIGLPASLISSALHGDRLVHISGLLGPVRVGSQSLIQITLVVAGLGLTGMLVGYAAGAALVSCLGLLFLSVGFQWPAKEHFISLIDFAKYSWLGNLSSRSFTDMDFIVLGAFVSPALVGVYQIAWNLTNFVGIFSSSIQQTTFPELSHADARNQDNQFGTIITDSIANTGLISIPGLVGALVIGDRLLRIYGDEFTRGTTVLALLIVSMIIYDYQGQLMTGLNALDRPELSFRVNATFITVNIVLNVILVHLFGWVGAAVATVISATVGLILAFRYLFQVLKFEVPIAEMGRQSASAVVMGGVVFITRRVLESSHIADNVIIVLLLVAVGPVTYFSLLAVLSRRFRSIVSDNLPASLSEIS
- a CDS encoding SDR family NAD(P)-dependent oxidoreductase → MPTALVTGAAGFIGSNLAATLLDKGYSVRGVDNFATGREKNVERLRDSEGFTFHEADIRDQETIGELMTGVEYVFHQAAVPSVPRSVDDPVTTTDANCTGTATVLDAARRADVDTVVVASSSSVYGSSERLPKVETMEERPESPYALSKHFTEKLALQCSDLYDIDTVALRYFNIFGPWQDPEGDYAAVIPKFIDLMLEGERPVIYGDGEQSRDFTYIENAVEANILAAEGDVTGEAFNVGTGGRVTVNELVEALNESLGTDIEPEYDDPRPGDVRHSHADVSKATELLGYEPTVGFAEGLERTVEFFWSE
- a CDS encoding capsular polysaccharide export protein, LipB/KpsS family is translated as MSKEVLLVTSWNEFEIKSLSQLAEELETRDYTVHLFSPAAEHIDRNKLSGNVYQQLESQPSELPTPEQIESECGIPSLPHLYFTDKQYFALSESEVVLRSRSMAAGLKQTFAETDLDFVFQGRGGEIQRLLAHYLAQQHDVASVWGEFSPFENRTAFSTQLDGKWDSYTTIPDYEIPQGEREDIDEYINSFTSDKKVYNHSMKNNDARKIIKKVTDTVKSLSTAVAGNTPNNPYRYGIRKLRANVYGRINNRILPSIKKSKKLCEKNKFVLLPLQYPIESRLTVFSPEFFDQSFLIDYLSRILPSNIKLFVKQHPNHPGKQSPAWIQRVSRRNTVELLHPSFNTHEVIEQAEGVVVTNNTVGFEAIFYNVPLVVLGNAFYGDVPAATRVSDLSSLPEAMARALGETVSDSVVRSSIYSLREATYPGMPIHEAAARNDSDQLSIIVDSLLSFVEDHT
- a CDS encoding IS6 family transposase; this encodes MQEPDRLIECSDFPELEFVEREATPEPAMKVGIQLHLAGLSLSDTVSVLAGLGVERRRSTVHNWIQKADLQPTEGRDPNYVAVDETVIRVNDQRYWLFAAVDPDTNRLLHVRLFPTRTEALTEMFLAELREKHLVDDAIFLVDGAPWLQAACHRHSLRFQHVTHGNRNAVERVFKELKRRTEAFANHFRHADPKTAETWLQAFAVCFNQLI
- a CDS encoding glycosyltransferase family 4 protein → MKVAIVTPRYPPRSSGGGEQSTKLLATQLTTQDRIDRVTVFSFDGTGSTMRDGVEIRRLGSVSSFITELQNLSVASKLRGRLASYDIIHTYNMELNPIVGYLSTREGTPSVASLNSYHFFHSSVTNTTAEGLERVYELVGMPTTGRILRYLMKLNDAFIALSRASREVYHQHGFDGIEIDYVPNMIDPSFELPTRDLTDGFQLLYVGSLSENKGVRYLIEAMSRLPKRYELRIVGDGERKEDLQALTRNLGAADRTTFRGRVPHDQIGQEYASADIFVHPGIWQEPFGRTILEAMLAELPVVCTDIGGPPEIVPTEELICKPADPAAISTAIQRVEELPDDVGERNRRYAVENYSPSVVVPQIVDIYERLVSQ
- a CDS encoding glycosyltransferase family 61 protein, with amino-acid sequence MVKKARHRAVEIARTDGLVSLFRCAPSYAIEYLTKFIAKKHSSENSIDREELIAIGRLNDSVWFDEPETSVDAESFTAPAPDNFSDFTVNTGRSFVCELELCRLVGPSAVGFTNERELILESAGSDGERFVSRLGTFLGDRPIRTLRRSAPSSSIPIITTPVFPLVPFFNQYYYHWIAQYLPKLRMLELYESQTGREPQLLIPEDPPSFVVETLSLLGYGSDRCIEWNGKETEVDRLVISNFNIHSSDLKLFEYSRRDYQWLRETVLSGNEIATNRDGGKKIYISRQQSARGRSVLNYDELMEELESRGFESYVMESLPIRKQIQVIADAETIVSPHGAGLTNMIFSEDATIVELFPESYISPYFYFLANVLGFEYEYLISESEENDLIVDIEFLQTVLDDAST